A window from Homalodisca vitripennis isolate AUS2020 unplaced genomic scaffold, UT_GWSS_2.1 ScUCBcl_6884;HRSCAF=14309, whole genome shotgun sequence encodes these proteins:
- the LOC124373981 gene encoding zinc finger BED domain-containing protein 4-like has translation MENVEHSKTIALATLLDPRFKLAVFKDETAKQLIKKTCTELLAAIWTETHGKPCTADDEEIGNTQNKDGNVDSAKFSVWEDVDNIIAKEKPTGTKTSAAIVELNRYLDDSYLGRKKDPMGWWKENQHVYPIMSKLVKLKFNVMATSVPCERLFSKAGNFLTERRSRLSSKRAEQLLFLNGNLNLLQ, from the exons ATGGAAAATGTTGAACACAGCAAAACAATAGCACTTGCTACTCTTTTAGATCCCAGATTCAAACTTGCTGTCTTCAAAGACGAAACTGCAAAGCAATTGATCAAAAAAACATGTACAGAACTTTTAGCTGCAATCTGGACAGAGACACATGGCAAACCTTGCACAGCAGATGATGAAGAAATTGGTAACACTCAAAACAAAGATGGCAACGTAGATTCCGCAAAATTTTCCGTCTGGGAGGACGTTGACAACATAATTGCCAAGGAGAAACCTACAG GTACGAAGACCTCCGCTGCAATTGTCGAGTTGAACCGGTACTTAGATGACAGCTATCTAGGACGGAAAAAAGATCCTATGGGCTGGTGGAAAGAGAATCAACATGTATACCCTATTATGAGCAAAttggtgaaattaaaatttaacgtcATGGCTACATCCGTCCCATGTGAACGACTTTTTTCTAAAGCAGGAAATTTTTTGACAGAACGCCGATCAAGACTGAGTTCAAAACGAGCAGAGCAGTTGCTGTTTTTGAATGGAAATCTAAATCTTCTACAGTAA